In Streptomyces alboniger, the following are encoded in one genomic region:
- the paaD gene encoding 1,2-phenylacetyl-CoA epoxidase subunit PaaD: MVTTAPTALEAELLALAGSVPDPELPVLTLADLGVVRGVRVLAPGKVDVELTPTYTGCPAIEAMTSDIEQVLHDHGIPEVSVRTVLSPAWSTDDISAEGRRKLAEFGIAPPRSHPADGPVPLSLSIRCPHCGSTDTELLSRFSSTACKALRRCASCREPFDHFKEL; encoded by the coding sequence ATGGTGACGACCGCGCCCACCGCGCTGGAGGCGGAGCTGCTGGCCCTGGCGGGCTCGGTGCCCGACCCGGAGCTGCCCGTGCTGACCCTGGCCGACCTCGGCGTCGTGCGCGGCGTGCGGGTCCTCGCCCCCGGCAAGGTCGACGTCGAGCTGACCCCGACGTACACCGGCTGCCCCGCGATCGAGGCCATGACCTCCGACATAGAGCAGGTGCTGCACGACCACGGCATCCCCGAGGTCTCCGTGCGCACGGTGCTCTCCCCCGCCTGGTCGACGGACGACATCAGCGCCGAAGGCCGCCGCAAGCTGGCCGAGTTCGGCATAGCGCCCCCACGCTCCCACCCGGCCGACGGCCCCGTCCCCCTGAGCCTGTCGATCCGCTGCCCGCACTGCGGGTCGACCGACACGGAGCTGCTCAGCCGCTTCTCCTCCACGGCGTGCAAGGCCCTGCGACGCTGCGCCTCCTGCCGTGAACCCTTCGATCACTTCAAGGAGTTGTGA
- the paaB gene encoding 1,2-phenylacetyl-CoA epoxidase subunit PaaB, translated as MSSSTEWPLWEVFVRSRRGLSHTHAGSLHAPDAEMALRNARDLYTRRSEGISLWVVPSTAITASSPDEKDSFFEPAGDKPYRHPTFYDIPDGVKHL; from the coding sequence ATGAGCAGCTCGACCGAGTGGCCGCTGTGGGAGGTCTTCGTGCGCTCCCGTCGCGGGCTCTCCCACACCCACGCCGGCAGCCTGCACGCCCCGGACGCGGAGATGGCCTTGCGCAACGCCCGCGATCTGTACACCCGCAGGAGCGAGGGCATCTCCCTCTGGGTCGTGCCGTCTACGGCGATCACCGCCTCATCGCCGGACGAGAAGGACTCCTTCTTCGAACCGGCGGGCGACAAGCCCTACCGCCACCCGACGTTCTACGACATCCCGGACGGGGTGAAGCACCTATGA
- the paaC gene encoding 1,2-phenylacetyl-CoA epoxidase subunit PaaC — MTAAPASTPAAGAAPTATPVATPALPALPALALGDDALVLSHRLGEWAGHAPVLEEEVALANIALDLLGQARVLLSLAGDEDELAYLREERAFRNLQLVEQPNGDFAHTIARQLYFSTYQTLLYGQLASGDGEFAPLAAKAVKEVAYHQDHAEQWTLRLGDGTAESHERMQRGLDALWRFTGEMFQPVAGLDIDCPALRESWTASVTAVIERATLTVPDGPQTGAWTAGAGRQGLHTEPFGRMLAEMQHLHRSHPGASW; from the coding sequence ATGACCGCCGCACCCGCCTCCACCCCCGCTGCCGGGGCCGCACCCACCGCCACTCCCGTGGCGACGCCTGCCCTGCCCGCCCTGCCCGCCCTCGCCCTGGGCGACGACGCCTTGGTGCTCTCGCACCGCCTGGGGGAGTGGGCGGGGCACGCCCCCGTCCTCGAGGAGGAGGTCGCCCTCGCGAACATCGCCCTCGACCTGCTCGGCCAGGCCCGCGTCCTGCTCTCCCTGGCCGGCGACGAGGACGAGTTGGCATACCTCCGCGAGGAGCGCGCCTTCCGCAACCTCCAGCTGGTCGAACAGCCGAACGGCGACTTCGCGCACACCATCGCCCGCCAGCTGTACTTCTCCACGTACCAGACCCTGTTGTACGGCCAGTTGGCGTCCGGTGATGGCGAGTTCGCGCCCCTGGCCGCGAAGGCCGTCAAGGAAGTCGCCTACCACCAGGACCACGCCGAGCAGTGGACGCTGCGGCTCGGCGACGGCACGGCCGAGAGCCACGAGCGGATGCAGCGCGGGCTCGACGCGCTGTGGCGGTTCACCGGTGAGATGTTCCAGCCGGTGGCCGGTCTCGACATCGACTGTCCGGCGCTGCGGGAGAGCTGGACGGCCTCGGTGACGGCCGTCATAGAGCGGGCCACCCTGACCGTGCCCGACGGACCGCAGACCGGCGCGTGGACGGCCGGCGCCGGACGTCAGGGTCTGCACACCGAGCCGTTCGGCCGGATGCTCGCCGAGATGCAGCACCTGCACCGGAGCCACCCGGGGGCGTCATGGTGA